In Cervus elaphus chromosome 24, mCerEla1.1, whole genome shotgun sequence, a single genomic region encodes these proteins:
- the RRP9 gene encoding U3 small nucleolar RNA-interacting protein 2, producing the protein MSATGAARKRGKPASGAGAGAGAGKRRRKGDSFGDKGKSKGGGKMNEEISSDSESESLAPRRTEEEEEEELEETAQEKKLRLAKVYLEQLRQQEEEKAEAREFEEDQVAGRLKEDVLEQRGRLQKSVAKEIQAPDPADIRILRGHQLSITCLVVTPDDLAIFSAAKDCTIIKWSVESGRKLHVIPRAKKGAEGQSPGHSTHVLCMAISSDGKYLASGDRSKLILIWEAQSCQHLYTFTGHRDAVSGLAFRRGTHQLYSTSHDRSVKVWNVAENSYVETLFGHQDAVAALDALSRECCVTAGGRDGTVRVWKIPEESQLVFYGHQGSIDSIQLINEEHMVSGADDGSVALWGLSKKRPLALQREAHGLRGEPGLEQPFWVSAVAALLNTDLVATGSHNNSVRLWQCGEGFRQLDLLYDIPLVGFINSLKFSSAGDFLVAGVGQEHRLGRWWRIKEARNSVCIIPLRRAPRPPAAGS; encoded by the exons ATGTCGGCGACAGGGGCGGCTCGTAAGAGGGGAAAGCCGGCCtcaggggctggggctggtgCGGGGGCCGGCAAGCGGCGGCGAAAG GGCGACTCCTTTGGGGACAAGGGCAAGTCCAAGGGTGGCGGCAAGATGAATGAGGAGATCTCGAGCGACTCGGAGAGTGAGAG TCTAGCTCCCAGGAggactgaggaggaggaggaagaggagctggaggagaccGCACAGGAGAAGAAGCTGCGCTTGGCCAAGGTCTACcttgagcagctcaggcagcaaG AGGAGGAGAAGGCCGAGGCCCGTGAATTTGAGGAGGACCAGGTGGCAGGGAGGCTGAAGGAGGATGTG CTCGAGCAGAGGGGCAGGCTGCAGAAGTCAGTGGCAAAGGAG ATCCAGGCCCCAGACCCGGCTGACATTCGAATTTTACGGGGCCACCAGCTGTCTATCACGTGTTTGGTTGTCACCCCTGACGACCTGGCCATCTTTTCTGCTGCCAAAGACTGCACCATTATTAAGT GGAGCGTGGAGAGTGGACGGAAACTTCATGTGATCCCTCGAGCCAAGAAGGGTGCCGAGGGGCAGTCCCCCGGCCACAgcacccatgtcctctgcatggCCATCTCTTCTGATGGCAAGTACTTG GCTTCAGGCGACCGCAGCAAACTCATTCTCATTTGGGAGGCCCAGAGCTGCCAGCACCTGTACACCTTCACAGGACACCGGGACGCTGTGTCG GGGCTGGCGTTCCGCAGAGGCACCCACCAGCTCTACAGCACGTCCCATGACCGCTCTGTGAAGGTGTGGAATGTGGCGGAGAACTCCTACGTGGAGACGCT CTTCGGGCACCAGGACGCTGTGGCTGCACTAGATGCTCTGAGCAGGGAGTGCTGTGTGACCGCCGGGGGCCGGGACGGGACCGTGCGTGTGTGGAAGATCCCAGAGGAGTCCCAGCTTGTCTTCTATGGCCACCA GGGCTCCATCGACAGCATCCAGCTCATCAACGAGGAGCATATGGTGTCGGGCGCAGACGACGG TTCCGTGGCCCTGTGGGGCCTCTCCAAGAAGCGGCCACTTGCCCTGCAGCGTGAGGCCCATGGGCTGCGGGGGGAGCCGGGCTTGGAGCAGCCCTTCTGGGTGTCGGCAGTGGCAGCCCTGCTCAACACAGACCTTGTGGCCACAG GCTCCCACAATAATTCTGTGCGGCTCTGGCAATGTGGAGAGGGCTTCCGGCAGCTTGACCTTCTCTACGACATCCCCCTG GTGGGCTTTATCAACAGCCTCAAGTTCTCCAGTgctggggacttcctggtggctggggtggggcaggagcaCAG GCTTGGCCGGTGGTGGCGGATCAAAGAGGCCCGGAATTCTGTCTGCATCATCCCTCTCCGCAGGGCCCCCAGGCCCCCGGCTGCTGGCTCCTGA